In Propionicimonas paludicola, a single window of DNA contains:
- the pcrA gene encoding DNA helicase PcrA encodes MPDSMLPSLFDDAFPRPAEATPVPAAAPEPSRRAVDEAELLAGLNPPQREAVLHAGSPVLVVAGAGSGKTRVLTRRIAHLVSQRGVHPGSILAITFTNKAAAEMRHRVVDLVGNRARIMWVSTFHSACVRILRSDINRFGMNRTFSIYDDTDAKRLMQLVLRDAQADPKRFPPRAVLNWVSNNKNQLVDFETARAQASTPNEEVYADAYAEYQRRLRAANALDFDDLIMTTVHLLQSFPDLREQYRRRFRHVLVDEYQDTNHAQYALIRELCGVHPAEPDAVLVEPPELLVVGDSDQSIYAFRGATIRNILDFETDFPGARTIVLEQNYRSTQNILSAANAVITRNPDRPAKRLWSQAGDGDLLVGYVADTEHDEAQFVADEIDRLSDAGVTKPGQVAVFYRTNAQSRAFEEVFIRVGMPYRVVGGVRFYERKEIRDAISYLRAIANPDDDVSVRRVLNVPKRGIGDRAEAMIEAFAASQQLSFGAAVDRADEIPGLAARSLTQVKLFAGLLAEQRAAVAAGVPADQILAAILQSSGYTDELSASSDPQDETRLENLVELVSVAQEFVAAAHAVDLPADGGELAAAAPEPDDSLPAFLERIALVADSDQLPDNDPDAAGVVTLMTLHTAKGLEFDTVFLTGFEEGIFPHERAMFDKSELEEERRLAYVGITRARQRLYLTRATVRTMWGSPKYNPASRFTDEIPEALIDWRRLGLARTSFVTSSTQRQAEGRRSLSPSFGNAAPIKTVASVEVGDRVLHTTFGLGSVVATSGVGDAAKADVDFGSAGVKRLSLKYAPMEKL; translated from the coding sequence ATGCCTGATTCGATGCTGCCCAGTCTTTTCGACGACGCCTTCCCGCGACCGGCCGAAGCCACCCCGGTCCCCGCTGCGGCACCGGAGCCCTCGCGGCGTGCGGTGGACGAAGCCGAGCTGTTGGCCGGGTTGAACCCGCCGCAGCGCGAAGCCGTCCTACACGCCGGATCACCGGTCCTGGTGGTGGCCGGTGCCGGCTCGGGCAAGACCCGGGTCCTGACCCGGCGGATCGCCCACCTGGTCAGCCAGCGCGGCGTCCACCCCGGCTCGATCCTGGCCATCACGTTCACCAACAAGGCGGCCGCCGAGATGCGGCACCGGGTGGTCGACCTGGTCGGCAACCGAGCCCGGATCATGTGGGTGTCCACCTTCCACTCGGCCTGTGTGCGGATCCTGCGCAGCGACATCAATCGGTTCGGAATGAACCGGACGTTCTCGATCTACGACGACACCGACGCCAAGCGGCTGATGCAGCTGGTGCTGCGCGACGCCCAGGCCGACCCAAAGCGGTTCCCGCCGCGGGCCGTACTGAACTGGGTCTCGAACAACAAGAACCAGCTGGTCGACTTCGAGACCGCGCGGGCTCAGGCGTCCACCCCGAACGAGGAGGTGTACGCCGACGCCTACGCCGAGTATCAGCGCCGGCTCCGGGCGGCCAATGCGCTGGACTTCGATGACCTGATCATGACCACGGTGCACCTGCTGCAGTCCTTCCCGGACCTGCGTGAGCAGTACCGGCGCCGGTTCCGGCACGTCCTGGTGGACGAGTACCAGGACACCAACCATGCCCAGTACGCGCTGATCCGCGAGCTGTGCGGCGTCCACCCCGCCGAGCCGGACGCCGTGCTGGTCGAACCCCCCGAGCTGCTGGTGGTGGGTGACTCGGACCAGTCGATCTACGCCTTCCGAGGCGCCACCATCCGCAACATCCTGGACTTCGAGACCGACTTCCCCGGTGCCCGGACCATCGTGCTCGAGCAGAACTACCGCTCCACCCAGAACATCCTCAGCGCGGCCAATGCGGTGATCACCCGCAACCCGGATCGTCCGGCCAAGCGGCTGTGGTCCCAGGCCGGGGACGGGGATTTGCTGGTCGGCTATGTGGCCGACACCGAGCACGACGAGGCCCAGTTCGTGGCCGACGAGATCGACCGACTCTCCGATGCCGGGGTGACCAAGCCCGGTCAGGTGGCGGTGTTCTACCGGACCAATGCCCAGTCCCGAGCCTTTGAAGAGGTGTTCATCCGGGTCGGCATGCCCTACCGGGTGGTCGGCGGCGTCCGGTTCTATGAGCGCAAGGAGATCCGGGACGCGATCTCGTACCTGCGGGCCATCGCCAACCCCGACGACGATGTCTCGGTGCGCCGGGTGCTGAACGTGCCCAAGCGCGGCATCGGCGACCGCGCCGAGGCCATGATCGAAGCCTTTGCGGCCAGCCAGCAGCTCTCGTTCGGGGCGGCCGTGGATCGCGCCGATGAGATCCCCGGGCTGGCGGCTCGCTCGCTGACCCAGGTGAAGCTGTTCGCGGGACTGCTGGCCGAGCAGCGGGCCGCGGTGGCCGCCGGGGTGCCGGCCGACCAGATCCTGGCCGCGATCCTGCAGAGTTCGGGCTACACCGACGAGCTGAGTGCATCCTCCGACCCGCAGGACGAGACCCGACTGGAGAACCTGGTCGAGTTGGTCAGTGTGGCCCAGGAGTTCGTGGCAGCCGCCCACGCCGTCGATCTGCCCGCCGATGGCGGCGAGCTGGCTGCGGCCGCTCCCGAGCCGGACGACTCGCTGCCGGCCTTCCTGGAGCGGATCGCCCTGGTCGCCGACTCCGATCAGCTGCCCGACAACGACCCGGACGCGGCCGGTGTGGTCACCTTGATGACTCTGCACACCGCCAAGGGCCTGGAGTTCGACACCGTCTTCCTGACCGGCTTCGAGGAGGGGATCTTCCCCCACGAGCGGGCCATGTTCGACAAGTCCGAGCTCGAGGAGGAGCGCCGCCTGGCCTACGTGGGGATCACCCGCGCCCGGCAGCGGCTCTACCTCACCCGGGCCACCGTGCGCACCATGTGGGGCTCGCCGAAGTACAACCCGGCCAGCCGGTTCACCGACGAAATCCCCGAGGCGCTGATCGACTGGCGTCGGCTCGGGCTGGCTCGGACCAGTTTCGTGACCAGTTCCACCCAGCGCCAGGCCGAGGGCCGACGCAGCCTGAGCCCGTCGTTCGGGAACGCGGCACCGATCAAGACCGTGGCCTCAGTCGAGGTGGGCGATCGGGTGCTGCACACCACCTTCGGACTGGGATCGGTGGTTGCCACCAGCGGAGTCGGGGACGCGGCCAAGGCCGATGTGGACTTCGGCTCGGCCGGGGTGAAGCGGCTCTCGCTGAAGTACGCGCCGATGGAGAAGCTCTAG
- a CDS encoding ROK family transcriptional regulator, which yields MASSRPPVRRRQELRWSVAADVLRAVRREPEASRAALTKSLHLSSGTMTDLVSRLQTVRLIDEVAATPTGRGRPSTRLVPHPSGPLVLAAEISATGWRTALAGVDGRLAEQHSGEHQDYSPATILAAVGAALEDYRRHYRDRIGATSVSLAGTMAGTTVVQSAVLGWQQVSLDALGAGGLLLCNNDATLAAVAEARRGAARQARVSTHLMVLSGAGGGSCQDGEPILGATGASAEYGHLPLGRAGLQCSCGAVGCWDVDLGARAMARDLELELAGPAQEVTAVREWLAGQDPDAPAAETRAQAASLGRGLAGLVNALDPELVTISGLATELRRLAAGDFDAAFAQALMSYRRSSPPPVLDAALNQDGPLVGAVELALDQVLSPAALSRWAGED from the coding sequence ATGGCATCTTCGCGACCCCCGGTACGGCGCCGGCAGGAGCTGCGCTGGTCGGTGGCCGCGGACGTCCTGAGGGCCGTCCGCCGCGAGCCTGAGGCCAGCCGGGCCGCGCTGACCAAGAGCCTGCACCTGAGTTCGGGGACTATGACCGACCTGGTCAGCCGCCTACAAACGGTCCGGCTGATCGACGAGGTGGCGGCCACCCCGACCGGGCGCGGACGGCCGAGCACCCGGCTGGTGCCCCATCCGTCCGGACCGCTTGTGCTGGCCGCCGAGATCAGCGCCACCGGCTGGCGGACCGCCCTGGCCGGGGTGGACGGGCGACTGGCCGAGCAGCACAGCGGCGAGCATCAGGACTACTCCCCCGCCACCATCCTGGCCGCGGTCGGCGCGGCGCTGGAGGACTACCGGCGCCACTATCGCGATCGGATTGGTGCGACGTCGGTGTCCCTGGCCGGGACCATGGCCGGCACCACGGTCGTCCAGTCCGCCGTCCTCGGCTGGCAGCAGGTGAGCCTGGACGCCCTGGGCGCCGGCGGCCTACTGCTCTGCAACAACGACGCCACCCTGGCAGCCGTGGCCGAGGCCCGCCGCGGTGCCGCTCGCCAGGCCCGGGTGAGCACCCACCTGATGGTGCTCAGTGGTGCCGGTGGCGGCAGCTGCCAAGACGGTGAGCCGATCCTGGGTGCCACCGGGGCCAGCGCCGAGTACGGCCACCTGCCACTGGGCCGGGCCGGCCTGCAGTGCAGCTGCGGCGCCGTGGGCTGCTGGGACGTCGATCTGGGCGCCCGAGCGATGGCCCGCGACCTCGAACTCGAGCTGGCCGGACCTGCGCAGGAGGTCACCGCGGTCCGCGAGTGGCTGGCCGGTCAGGATCCGGACGCTCCGGCCGCCGAGACCCGAGCCCAGGCCGCCTCCCTGGGACGCGGCCTGGCCGGCCTGGTGAACGCGCTGGATCCCGAACTGGTCACCATCTCCGGGCTGGCCACCGAGTTGCGTCGGCTGGCCGCCGGCGACTTCGACGCGGCCTTCGCCCAGGCACTGATGAGCTACCGGCGCAGCAGCCCGCCGCCGGTCCTCGACGCCGCCCTGAACCAGGACGGCCCCCTGGTCGGCGCCGTCGAACTGGCCCTGGACCAGGTGCTCAGCCCGGCGGCCCTGAGCCGATGGGCTGGCGAGGACTAG
- a CDS encoding MFS transporter, giving the protein MVSPEEAAARPAAIEPAGTFHRDGSTWLIYLIWAALGFAVNGLGSVLLPLKEQLGLTTVQTSLYSAFFAIGLVLTGLVGHRLVERVGRRRLLMIVLALVGAGALVMTLGTVVTTFVGAAGIGFGAALMIQVLPVELVGLQPAHAPRALSEANSLSSIAGIIAPFGVAWALSAGLGWAFGYSIPLAVAAGLSMIGLFVARQRAAAQDNPTVPDAPTAAAPVESPWRPWIEMVGSVAVEFCFVLWSATAVASWHRVDTSLATLIAGCFLVGMGVGRFVGAPLAGRFGVRNTTIGCLLLALVGSLAFWFAGNHWIAAGALLIGGLGVSLLYPLTLSRLLAADPLDTDRATSRSALASGVAILSVPPLLAGLADLIGLHLAFLVAPGILVALIGRNLWPRAKR; this is encoded by the coding sequence ATGGTGAGTCCCGAAGAAGCGGCCGCCCGTCCCGCCGCGATCGAACCGGCGGGCACGTTCCACCGCGACGGATCGACCTGGCTGATCTACCTGATCTGGGCGGCGCTGGGCTTTGCGGTGAACGGACTGGGCAGCGTGCTGCTGCCACTGAAGGAACAACTCGGTCTGACCACTGTGCAGACCAGCCTGTACTCGGCCTTCTTCGCGATCGGACTGGTGCTGACCGGCCTGGTCGGGCATCGCCTGGTCGAGCGTGTCGGACGCCGTCGGCTGCTGATGATCGTGCTGGCCCTGGTCGGTGCCGGCGCGCTGGTGATGACCCTCGGCACCGTGGTGACCACCTTCGTCGGCGCGGCCGGAATCGGCTTCGGGGCGGCCCTGATGATCCAGGTCCTGCCGGTGGAACTCGTCGGGCTCCAGCCGGCGCATGCACCCCGGGCCCTCTCCGAGGCGAACTCGCTGTCCAGCATCGCCGGCATCATCGCTCCGTTCGGCGTGGCCTGGGCGCTGTCGGCCGGCCTGGGCTGGGCGTTCGGCTACTCGATCCCGTTGGCCGTCGCGGCCGGACTCTCGATGATCGGACTCTTTGTCGCCCGGCAGCGGGCCGCGGCCCAAGACAACCCGACGGTTCCCGACGCGCCCACCGCGGCAGCGCCGGTGGAGTCGCCGTGGCGACCCTGGATCGAGATGGTCGGATCGGTCGCCGTGGAGTTCTGCTTCGTGCTCTGGTCGGCCACGGCCGTGGCCAGCTGGCACCGGGTCGACACCTCGCTGGCGACCCTGATCGCGGGCTGCTTCCTGGTCGGAATGGGGGTCGGACGCTTCGTCGGCGCACCGCTGGCCGGACGTTTCGGCGTCCGCAACACCACCATCGGCTGTCTGCTGCTGGCTCTGGTGGGCTCGCTCGCCTTCTGGTTCGCCGGCAACCACTGGATCGCCGCCGGTGCGCTGCTGATCGGCGGGCTGGGGGTATCGCTGCTCTACCCGTTGACGCTGTCTCGGCTGCTCGCCGCGGACCCGCTGGATACCGATCGGGCCACCTCGCGCAGTGCGCTGGCCTCCGGGGTGGCGATTCTCAGCGTGCCGCCGTTGCTGGCCGGCCTGGCCGATCTGATCGGCCTGCACCTGGCATTCCTGGTCGCCCCGGGGATTCTGGTGGCCCTGATCGGACGCAACCTGTGGCCGAGGGCGAAGCGCTGA
- a CDS encoding M23 family metallopeptidase codes for MVSGIAAVGVATFTASANNSAGVAFANNGPLGISAPATSSATATPDIPALAAARARKLAEDKAGLDQAVASAASSARAEELTTNAKAISTESDRLKNLSKFMWPTDGTVSSGYGLRFHPILHYWRMHDGDDIGGKCGQPIWAAQSGVVVKAEMGYNGGSGNNVRIDHGDINGVNVQTGYLHMLRYVVSVGQHLNQGDVVGYVGDTGLSTACHLHFSAYKNGSGTDPMEFIGWNKEAKTSSDNKDAKTSTNN; via the coding sequence GTGGTCTCAGGAATCGCAGCCGTCGGAGTCGCCACTTTCACCGCGTCCGCCAACAACAGCGCCGGTGTGGCCTTCGCCAACAACGGCCCGCTGGGGATCAGCGCCCCGGCCACCAGCTCCGCCACCGCGACTCCGGACATTCCAGCCCTGGCCGCGGCCCGCGCCCGCAAGCTCGCCGAAGACAAGGCCGGTCTCGACCAGGCCGTGGCTTCGGCAGCCAGCAGCGCCCGCGCCGAAGAGCTGACCACCAACGCCAAGGCGATCAGCACCGAGTCGGATCGGCTGAAGAACCTCTCCAAGTTCATGTGGCCCACCGATGGCACCGTGTCCTCCGGCTACGGCCTGCGGTTCCACCCGATCCTCCACTACTGGCGGATGCATGACGGCGACGACATCGGCGGCAAGTGCGGCCAGCCGATCTGGGCCGCGCAGTCCGGCGTCGTGGTGAAGGCCGAGATGGGCTACAACGGCGGCTCGGGCAACAACGTCCGGATCGATCACGGCGACATCAACGGCGTCAACGTCCAGACCGGCTACCTGCACATGCTTCGCTACGTGGTCTCGGTCGGCCAGCACCTGAACCAGGGCGACGTCGTCGGCTACGTGGGCGACACCGGCCTCTCCACCGCCTGCCACCTGCACTTCTCGGCCTACAAGAACGGCAGCGGGACCGACCCGATGGAGTTCATCGGCTGGAACAAGGAAGCCAAGACCTCGTCCGACAACAAGGACGCGAAGACCTCCACCAACAACTGA
- the sucC gene encoding ADP-forming succinate--CoA ligase subunit beta, translating into MALIRHPEGVRSSPLLGSPQVGPRAATTGGRVDLFEYQARDLFQASGVPVLPGLVASTPEEAFAAATKLGAELVVVKAQVKTGGRGKAGGVRLARTPEEAAAHASAILGMDIKGHLVRRVLIAAGADIAEEYYFSLLLDRTTGGYLAMCSKQGGVEIEKLAVEQPEALAKLTIDPLVGLDHPAARELAKRAGFTAEEAGPIADVLVKLGEVYRDQDATLVEVNPLVKTTDGKIIALDGKVTLDGNAAFRHPEWAQYADDAAEDPLELRAREKGLNYVKLDGSVGVIGNGAGLVMSTLDVVAGAGADLPSQPRPANFLDIGGGASAQVMANGLEIILSDTDVRSVFVNVFGGITACSEVAKGIIDALAILGDRATKPIVVRLDGNAVEIGRHMLTEAAHPLVELVDTMDAAARRAAELAAAAE; encoded by the coding sequence TTGGCACTGATTCGGCATCCGGAGGGCGTCCGCTCCTCCCCACTACTAGGCTCGCCGCAGGTCGGCCCCCGGGCCGCGACGACAGGAGGTCGGGTGGATCTTTTCGAGTACCAGGCGCGAGACCTGTTCCAGGCTTCCGGCGTCCCGGTCCTCCCGGGCCTGGTCGCCAGCACGCCGGAAGAGGCATTCGCTGCGGCCACGAAGCTCGGCGCCGAGCTGGTCGTGGTCAAGGCTCAGGTGAAGACCGGCGGACGTGGCAAGGCCGGCGGAGTGAGGCTGGCCCGGACCCCCGAAGAGGCGGCTGCCCATGCGTCCGCGATTCTCGGGATGGACATCAAGGGTCACCTGGTGCGCCGAGTGCTGATCGCGGCCGGCGCGGACATCGCCGAGGAGTACTACTTCTCGCTGCTCCTGGATCGGACCACCGGCGGCTACCTGGCGATGTGCTCCAAGCAGGGCGGGGTCGAGATCGAGAAGCTCGCCGTCGAACAGCCCGAGGCGCTGGCCAAGCTGACGATCGATCCGCTGGTCGGGCTCGATCACCCGGCCGCGCGTGAGCTGGCCAAGCGCGCGGGGTTCACCGCCGAAGAGGCCGGGCCGATCGCGGACGTCCTGGTCAAGCTCGGCGAGGTCTACCGCGATCAGGACGCCACCCTGGTCGAGGTGAATCCCCTGGTGAAGACCACCGACGGCAAGATCATCGCCCTGGACGGCAAGGTCACCTTGGACGGTAATGCCGCCTTCCGGCACCCGGAGTGGGCGCAGTACGCCGACGACGCCGCCGAGGATCCGCTCGAACTGCGGGCCCGGGAGAAGGGCCTCAACTACGTGAAGCTGGACGGCTCGGTCGGCGTGATCGGCAACGGGGCCGGCCTGGTGATGAGCACGCTGGATGTCGTGGCCGGTGCCGGCGCTGATCTGCCGTCGCAGCCCCGTCCGGCGAACTTCCTGGACATCGGCGGCGGCGCCTCGGCTCAGGTGATGGCCAATGGCCTGGAGATCATCTTGTCCGATACCGACGTCCGGTCGGTCTTCGTCAACGTCTTCGGCGGGATCACGGCCTGCTCCGAGGTGGCAAAGGGGATCATCGATGCCCTGGCGATCCTGGGTGACCGGGCCACCAAACCGATCGTGGTCCGGCTGGACGGCAATGCGGTCGAGATCGGCCGGCACATGCTCACCGAGGCGGCGCACCCGCTGGTCGAGCTGGTGGACACCATGGACGCTGCGGCCCGCCGGGCCGCCGAACTGGCCGCTGCGGCCGAGTAG
- the sucD gene encoding succinate--CoA ligase subunit alpha — protein MSIWLDQRAKVIVQGMTGGEGRKHTQRMIGAGTRIVAGVTPGKGGQSVVFEEDPVSVYDSVAEAKEATGANTSVIFVPAAHTAKAVLDAIEAELELVVVITEGVAVRDTAEFVAAAKRSGKTRLIGPNCPGLISPGKSNVGIIPPNIAGPGPIGLVSKSGTLTYQMMFELRDLGFSSAVGIGGDPVNGTSHIDALEAFEADPQTEAIVLIGEIGGDAEERAAAFIAEHVTKPVIGYVAGFTAPTGKTMGHAGAIVTGSSGTAAAKKVALEAAGVRVGRTPSETAVLARAALR, from the coding sequence ATGTCGATCTGGCTCGACCAGCGCGCCAAGGTGATCGTGCAGGGGATGACCGGCGGCGAAGGCCGCAAGCACACCCAGCGGATGATCGGAGCCGGCACTCGGATCGTCGCCGGTGTGACCCCGGGCAAGGGCGGACAGTCGGTGGTCTTCGAAGAAGATCCGGTCTCCGTCTACGACAGTGTGGCCGAGGCCAAGGAGGCCACCGGCGCGAACACGTCGGTGATCTTCGTCCCGGCGGCGCACACGGCCAAGGCCGTGCTGGACGCCATCGAGGCCGAGCTGGAACTGGTCGTGGTGATCACCGAGGGCGTGGCCGTCCGCGATACCGCCGAGTTCGTGGCCGCCGCCAAGCGCAGCGGCAAGACCCGGCTGATCGGCCCGAACTGCCCCGGCCTGATCAGCCCCGGGAAGTCGAATGTGGGGATCATTCCGCCCAACATCGCCGGACCCGGCCCGATCGGACTGGTCTCCAAGTCCGGCACGCTGACCTATCAGATGATGTTCGAGCTGCGGGATCTGGGCTTCTCGTCGGCGGTCGGCATCGGTGGCGACCCGGTGAACGGGACCAGCCACATCGACGCCCTCGAGGCATTCGAGGCCGACCCGCAGACTGAGGCCATCGTGCTGATCGGCGAGATCGGCGGCGATGCCGAGGAGCGGGCTGCGGCCTTCATCGCCGAGCATGTGACCAAGCCGGTGATCGGTTATGTGGCCGGATTCACGGCCCCGACCGGCAAGACCATGGGTCACGCCGGCGCCATCGTCACCGGTTCGTCGGGGACGGCGGCAGCCAAGAAGGTGGCTCTGGAGGCAGCCGGCGTCCGGGTCGGACGCACCCCGAGCGAGACCGCTGTGCTGGCCCGAGCCGCGCTTCGCTGA
- a CDS encoding DUF6350 family protein has translation MQLQVDSARTIRIPHLEGDQPLLPWPVAAIGGGLLAALAGCLVVAGIVFVGWLSAIAIPVADMLTFAGRGWLLVNGGRLELGAGEITLVPLTLSLGVAALVGWIGAFGYRQARLSSAVEPAPARRSLLILATAAQVALGYTAFTTGVAWGVGELTDGWAGLVGAAGLSLGAALIGAVTADGYLLAAPWPGWLRAGLRGAGAGVLALVLLAATVLLIAVIQGGGRIQSLEDSIGFDTGGVVVWGALLVGYLPNLLGWALSWVIGGGFSVGSQTLVSLWTTQLGMVPAVPILGVLPGDGPADPWLLSWLAAGVLVGLIAGLVGARSVIGGPASAVAAAGCAGVFAGAVFVIWLWLSGGGLGVLRMAELGPRLLDSALIGVPLLVLSALLSGAVVAVVRQLSDRRASAAS, from the coding sequence GTGCAACTGCAGGTGGACAGCGCCCGCACGATTCGAATCCCGCACCTCGAAGGCGACCAGCCGCTGCTGCCGTGGCCGGTTGCCGCGATCGGCGGCGGGCTGCTCGCCGCCCTGGCCGGCTGCCTGGTGGTGGCCGGCATCGTCTTCGTGGGCTGGCTGAGCGCGATCGCCATCCCGGTGGCGGACATGCTCACCTTCGCCGGACGAGGCTGGCTGCTGGTCAACGGCGGACGTCTCGAACTGGGAGCCGGGGAGATCACCCTGGTCCCGCTCACCCTCAGCCTCGGTGTGGCCGCTCTGGTCGGCTGGATCGGTGCCTTCGGCTACCGGCAAGCTCGACTGAGCTCGGCCGTCGAGCCGGCGCCGGCCCGACGCTCGCTCCTGATCCTGGCTACCGCGGCCCAGGTCGCCCTGGGCTATACGGCATTCACCACCGGGGTGGCTTGGGGCGTGGGTGAGCTGACCGACGGCTGGGCCGGGCTGGTCGGTGCCGCCGGGCTGAGCCTGGGTGCGGCGCTGATCGGGGCGGTGACGGCCGATGGCTACCTGCTGGCTGCCCCGTGGCCGGGCTGGCTGCGGGCCGGTCTCCGCGGCGCCGGCGCCGGAGTCCTCGCTCTGGTGCTGCTGGCCGCAACCGTGCTGCTGATCGCGGTGATCCAGGGCGGTGGCCGGATCCAGAGCCTGGAGGACAGCATCGGCTTCGATACCGGCGGAGTCGTGGTGTGGGGCGCGCTGTTGGTCGGCTACCTGCCCAACCTGCTCGGCTGGGCGCTGTCCTGGGTGATCGGTGGGGGCTTCAGCGTCGGAAGCCAGACCCTGGTTTCGCTGTGGACCACCCAGCTGGGCATGGTGCCCGCGGTTCCGATCCTCGGAGTCCTGCCCGGCGACGGTCCGGCCGACCCGTGGCTGCTGAGCTGGCTGGCTGCCGGCGTTCTGGTCGGGCTGATCGCCGGACTGGTCGGAGCGCGATCAGTGATCGGGGGACCGGCATCGGCGGTGGCTGCGGCCGGGTGCGCCGGAGTGTTCGCCGGTGCGGTGTTCGTGATCTGGCTGTGGCTCAGCGGCGGTGGCTTGGGCGTCCTGCGGATGGCTGAGCTGGGGCCACGCCTGCTCGATTCGGCGCTGATCGGAGTGCCGCTGCTGGTGCTGTCGGCTCTGTTGTCCGGTGCCGTCGTCGCCGTGGTGCGGCAGCTCAGCGACCGCCGCGCGAGCGCGGCGAGCTAG
- the purN gene encoding phosphoribosylglycinamide formyltransferase gives MPLRLVVLVSGAGTLLQALLDAQAQGRLDGRVVAVGSDRPGAAGLDRAAAAGVPSFVHPLAAGADRASWDRELTALVAGYQPDLVVSAGFMKLFGAAFLERFGDRIINTHPALLPAFPGMHAVADALAQGVAVTGATVFRVDAGVDTGEILAAEPVPVLPGDDVETLHERIKIVERRLLVDTVNQLSRGRS, from the coding sequence ATGCCGCTGCGCTTGGTCGTCCTGGTTTCGGGAGCCGGCACCCTGTTGCAGGCACTCCTGGACGCGCAGGCTCAGGGCCGATTGGACGGTCGAGTGGTGGCGGTCGGATCCGATCGTCCCGGCGCGGCCGGACTGGATCGAGCGGCGGCAGCCGGAGTGCCCAGCTTCGTCCATCCGCTGGCCGCAGGCGCCGATCGGGCGTCCTGGGATCGCGAGCTCACCGCGCTGGTGGCCGGCTATCAGCCTGACCTGGTGGTCAGCGCCGGCTTCATGAAGCTGTTCGGCGCAGCCTTCCTGGAGCGCTTCGGCGATCGCATCATCAACACCCATCCCGCCTTGCTGCCGGCCTTCCCGGGCATGCATGCGGTGGCCGATGCCCTGGCCCAGGGCGTTGCGGTCACCGGAGCCACCGTGTTCCGGGTGGACGCCGGAGTCGACACCGGCGAGATCCTGGCCGCCGAGCCGGTGCCCGTCCTGCCCGGGGATGACGTCGAAACCCTGCACGAACGCATCAAGATCGTCGAGCGGCGCCTGCTGGTCGACACTGTGAACCAACTCAGCCGAGGGAGATCATGA